The Obesumbacterium proteus DNA window GGCTGACCGCACCTTACCGTCAACTGGTTGCTCAGCACCAGAGTGGGCGCGGGCACCATGCTTTGTTGGTGCACGCGATTGCGGGCTGCGGTGATGATTCGCTGATGTATGCATTGGGGCGCTGGCTGATGTGTCAGCGGCCAAACGGTGACAAAAGCTGTGGTGAGTGCCATAGCTGTCGCTTGATGTTGGCGGGTAACCATCCTGACTGGTACGACTTACAGCCGGAAAAGGGGAAAACCAGCCTCGGCATCGAGCCTGTTCGCCAGATTATCGAGCATCTTTATGGTCATGCTCAGCAAGGCGGCGCTAAAGTGGTTCTGTTGCCGCGCGCTGAAACGCTGACAGAAGCGGCAGCCAATGCGTTGCTAAAAACGCTCGAAGAGCCACCAGAGAAAACCTATTTCTTGCTGGGCACACGTGAGCCCGCCAATTTGCTAGCCACATTACGCAGCCGCTGTTTTTACATGCACCTTGCTGTGCCTGACGAGTCATTAAGCTTACGTTGGCTTCAAAGCCAACAGCCGGGTGACGAGTTGGCTATGCGTACCGCATTACGTTTGAACGGTGGAGCGCCTGTGGCGGCTATGAGTTTGCTTGAGCCAAATAGCTGGAAACAGCGTCTTCAGCTGTGTCAGGGGTTGCAGCAAGCGATCCCTCAGCGTCAATGGATGCAGCTATTACCGCTGTTAAACCACGATAACGTGCATGATC harbors:
- the holB gene encoding DNA polymerase III subunit delta', whose protein sequence is MNWYPWLTAPYRQLVAQHQSGRGHHALLVHAIAGCGDDSLMYALGRWLMCQRPNGDKSCGECHSCRLMLAGNHPDWYDLQPEKGKTSLGIEPVRQIIEHLYGHAQQGGAKVVLLPRAETLTEAAANALLKTLEEPPEKTYFLLGTREPANLLATLRSRCFYMHLAVPDESLSLRWLQSQQPGDELAMRTALRLNGGAPVAAMSLLEPNSWKQRLQLCQGLQQAIPQRQWMQLLPLLNHDNVHDRLTWLCALLLDAMKLQQGATTAIANLDQQPLVYQLASTQATTILQQQLEQWIFCRHQLLTTTGLNRELMLTRQLCLWSDSFPPSA